ATCGAGCTGATCAAGCCCGAGCAGGAAACCCCGGCCCAGGCCGCGTCCCGGCGCCGTGCCAACCGTCAGCGCGAGGCGGAGGAATCGATCCACGGTGATCCGTTCATCCAGCAGATGGTGCAGCAGTTCGGTGCGGTCGTGCGACACGATACTATTGAACCTGTCGACGCCCTGGTCAGTCAGGGCTAATAACTGAGGGCGTCCGGCCTGTATGGCCGGGCGCTGTTTTGATCCAAGTACTTTTGAGGTGATTCCCATGATGAAAGGTGGCATGGCCGGCCTGATGAAGCAGGCGCAGCAGATGCAGGAAAAAATGGCCAAGATGCAGGAAGAACTGGCCAACGCCGAAGTCACCGGCAAAGCCGGTGGCGATCTGGTCACCGTGGTAATGACCGGTCGTCATGACGTGAAAAAAGTCAGCATTGACCCGAGCGTACTGCCGGGCCTGGATGAAGACGATCGCGAAGTGGTCGAGGATCTGGTGGCCGCTGCCGTCAACGCCGCTGTGCGTCAGATCGAAGCCAACAGCCAGGCGAAAATGGGCAGCATGACCGCTGGCATGAACCTGCCGGCCGGTATGAAACTGCCGTTCTGATTCGCCATCCGGCGACAGATGAGCTACACAAAATGCCAGGCAGTGCGCCTGGCATTTTTGTTTCTGGCCGGTAGAGATGTGTTGGCTGTAATGACGCCTTCGCGAGCAAGCCCGCTCCCACATGGGATTGCATTTCAAATGTGGGAGCGGGCTTGCTCGCGAAAGCGTCAACACGATTTGCCGGAATAAACATCGAACACCCCACCGCCCCAAGGGTCTGCTTCCTATACCCTCGAATTCATCATTCAAAGGAGACGCTGACATGTCCGACCCTCTGACCCTCAACCAACGCTTCGTCCTGGCCTCGCGGCCGGTGGGCGCGCCGACGCCCGAGAACTTCCGTCTGGAGCGCGAGGCGCTGCCGGACCTTGAAGACGGCCAGGTGTTGCTCAAGACCCTGTACCTGTCGCTCGATCCCTACATGCGCGGGCGCATGAGTGACGCGCCGTCCTACGCGGCGCCGGTACAAATCGGCGAGGTCATGACCGGCGGCGCTGTCAGCCGGGTCGAACAGTCGCGTCATCCGAAATTCCACCCCGGCGATCTGGTCGTCGGTGCCACGGGTTGGCAAAGCCACAGCATCAGCGATGGCCGCAACATCATCCCGATTCCGTCCGGCCTGCCGAGCCCGTCGATGGCCCTCGGCGTGCTGGGCATGCCCGGCATGACCGCCTACATGGGCCTGATGGACATCGGCCAGCCGAAAGAGGGCGAAACCCTGGTGGTCGCCGCCGCTTCCGGCGCAGTGGGCTCGGTGGTCGGCCAGGTAGCGAAGATCAAAGGCCTGCGCGCCGTTGGCGTGGCCGGTGGTGCCGAGAAGTGCAAATACGTGGTCGAGGAGCTGGGCTTCGACGCCTGCATCGATCACAAGGCACCGGACTTCGCCGAGCAACTGGCCAAGGCCTGTCCCAATGGCATCGACATCTATTACGAAAACGTCGGTGGCCATGTCTTCGATGCGGTCGTCCCGCTGCTCAATCCCAAGGCGCGGATCCCGCTGTGCGGCCTGATCGCCGGCTACAACGCCTCGGAAGCGCCGAAAGGCCCGGATCGTTTGCCCGCCTTGCAACGCACCTTGCTGACCAAGCGCGTACGGATTCAGGGCTTCATCGTGTTCGACGACTACGGCGACCGTCAGCCGGAATTCATCAGCGCGATGGTGCCGTGGGTGCGCGACGGCAAGGTCAAATTCCGCGAGGACGTGGTGGAGGGCCTGGAGCAGGCGCCGCAGGCGTTTATCGGGCTGCTGGAGGGGCGCAACTTCGGCAAACTGGTGGTGAAGGTTGCACAGGACTGAGGATTTGACGCTGGCCGGAGGCGCGGGTATAAACCGCGTCTCGTTGTTTTGTCGGACTTTTTCCCCATGAGCTTCAGCCCATTGATTCGCCAACTGATCGACGCCCTGCGAACTTTGCCGGGCGTGGGTCAGAAAACTGCCCAGCGTATGGCGTTGCAGTTGCTCGAACGTGACCGCAGTGGCGGTACGCGCCTGGCCCAGGCCTTGAGCCAGGCCATGGAAGGGGTCGGGCACTGCCGCCAGTGCCGCACGCTGACCGAGGACGATCTGTGCCCGCAATGCGCCGACACCCGCCGCGACGACACGCTGTTGTGCGTGGTGGAAGGGCCGATGGATGTCTACGCGGTCGAGCAGACCGGATTCCGTGGCCGTTACTTCGTGCTCAAGGGGCACCTGTCGCCGCTGGACGGCCTGGGCCCGGAAGCCATCGGCATTCCGCAACTGATGGCGCGGATCGAAGAGGCGGGCACCTTCACCGAAGTCATCCTTGCCACCAACCCGACCGTGGAAGGCGAAGCGACGGCGCACTACATCGCCCAGTTGCTGCAGAACAAAGGTTTGATCGCCTCGCGCATCGCCCATGGCGTGCCGTTGGGCGGCGAACTGGAGTTGGTGGACGGCGGCACGCTGGCTCACTCGTTTGCCGGGCGCAAGCCGATTTCCCTCTGAGCCACACAATCCGGTTGAAAACCAAGCAAGCGCTCGGTTAAGTTCGGCGAACCCTTCCATGGAGTTCGCCGATGCCCGCCTTCCAGGAATACTTCGACCCCAGCCACCAAATGGTCCGCGACAGCGTCAGACGTTTCGTCGAACGCGAGATCCTGCCAGACATCGATGCGTGGGAAGAAGCCGAAAGCTTCCCCCGTGAGCTGTACCTCAAGGCCGGTGCGGCCGGCATCCTCGGCATCGGTTATCCCGAAGCGCTGGGTGGCAGTCACGAAGGTGATCTGTTCGCCAAGATCGCCGCCAGCGAAGAACTGATGCGCTGCGGCTCCGGCGGGCTGGTGGCCGGGCTTGGCTCGCTCGATATCGGTTTGCCGCCGATCGTCAAATGGGCCCGGCCCGAAGTCCGTGACCGCGTCGTCCCCCAAGTGCTCAGCGGCGAGAAAATCAGCGCCTTGGCCGTCACCGAACCGGGCGGCGGTTCCGACGTCGCCAACCTGCAGACCCGCGCCGTACGCGACGGCGACCATTACCGGGTCAGCGGCAGCAAAACCTTTATCACCAGTGGCGTGCGCGCCGATTACTACACCGTCGCGGTGCGCACCGGTGCGCCCGGTTTTGGCGGCATCAGCCTGCTGTTGATCGAGAAGGGCACTCCGGGTTTCACCGTCGGCCGGCAGCTTAAGAAAATGGGCTGGTGGGCGTCGGACACCGCTGAATTGTTCTTCGACGATTGCCGGGTGCCTGTGGGAAACCTGATCGGCGCTGAAAACATGGGTTTTGCCTGCATCATGGGCAACTTCCAGAGCGAACGTCTGGCGTTGGCGCTGATGGCCAACATGACCGCGCAACTGGCGCTGGAAGAAAGCCTGAAGTGGGCGAAGGACCGTGAAGCGTTCGGCAAACCCATCGGCAAGTTTCAGGTGATCAAGCATCGCCTCGCGGAAATGGCCACGGCGCTGGAAGTCTCGCGGGAGTTCACCTACCGGCAGGCGGCGAAGATGGCGGCGGGGCAGAGCGTGATCAAGGAAATCTCCATGGCCAAGAACTTCGCCACGGACACCTCGGACCGCATCACCAACGAGGCGGTGCAGATTCTTGGCGGGCTGGGTTATATGCGCGAAAGCCTGGTGGAGCGGCTGTACCGGGATAACCGCATCTTGTCGATTGGCGGCGGGACGCGGGAAGTGATGAACGAGATCATCAGCAAGCAGATGGGGCTTTAGATTTTGGGGTGACGCTGGTGGCCCTTTCGCGAGCAAGCCCGCTCCCACATTTGATCGTGTTCCATCAGGGGAATGCGGTCGAATGTGGGAGCGGGCTTGCTCGCGAAGGCGTAATGGCAGGCGCCGCTTACTTGTCAGTCAGGGCAAACTGCGTCAGGCAGAACGTCGGAATCCCCATGTCCTCAAGACGCTGCGAACCACCCAGCTCCGGCAGATCGATGATCGCCGCCGCTTCGTGAACACGGGCGCCCATGCGGCGGATCAGGTTGGCCGCTGCGATCAGCGTGCCGCCGGTGGCGATCAGGTCATCGAACATCACCACCGAATCGCCTTCACACAGGCTGTCGGCGTGCACTTCGAGGAACGCTTCGCCGTACTCGGTCGCGTAACCTTCAGCCAGCACGTCCGCCGGCAGTTTGCCTTGCTTGCGGAACAGCACCAGCGGCTTGTTCAACTGATAGGCCAGCACCGAACCGATCAGGAAACCGCGCGCATCCATCGCGCCGATGTGGGTGAAGTCGGCTTCCACGTAACGGTGGGCGAAGCTGTCCATCACCAGACGCAGGGCCTTGGGCGACTGGAACAGCGGGGTGATGTCGCGAAAGATCACGCCCGGTTTCGGGAAGTCGATCACGGGGCGGATCAGGGATTTGATGTCGAAGGAGTCGAAGACCATCGTCGAGGTGTCCTGGCAGGGCTGCAAACGGCGCAGTATACCCGCGGCTGAAACGATACGCTCGGCCGCGGGTCGAGATCAGACTTCGAGCGAGCCGCCGGCCAGGGCGCAGAGCTGGATCGGGTCGAGGATATGGATTTCCTTGCCCTCGGCGGCGATCAGTTCGTTTTGCTGGAAGCGGGTGAAGACCCGGGACACGGTTTCCACCGCCAGCCCCAGGTAGTTGCCGATTTCATTGCGCGACATGCTCAGGCGGAACTGGTTGGCCGAGAAGCCGCGAGCGCGGAAACGCGCCGACAGGTTGACCAGAAACGTGGCGATGCGCTCGTCGGCGGTTTTCTTGGACAGCAGCAACATCATTTGCTGGTCGTCGCGGATTTCCCGGCTCATCACGCGCATCAACTGACGGCGCAACTGCGGCAATTGCAGGGCGAGGTCGTCGAGGCGTTCGAACGGAATCTCGCAGACCGAAGTGGTTTCCAGCGCTTGGGCCGAAACCGGGTGTTTCTCGGTGTCCATGCCGGACAGCCCGACCAGTTCGCTCGGAAGGTGGAAACCGGTCAGTTGCTCTTCGCCGGTGTCGCTCAGGCTGAAGGTCTTCAGGGCGCCGGAGCGTACTGCATAAACGGAATCGAAAGTGTCGCCCTGACGGAACAGGAACTCACCCTTTTTCAACGGGCGGCCACGTTTAACGATTTCGTCCAGCGCATCCATGTCTTCCAGATTCAGCGAAAGTGGCAGGCAGAGAGGGGCCAGGCTGCAATCCTTGCAATTAGCCTGGTTGTGAGCGCGCAGTTTAACTGGCTCGGACATTTCTTAAATCCTTGTGGGAAAACACACATAAGGCGTAAGGGTAACCCAGCGGAGGACATTCAGGCCAGTCTGTGGCGAGATTGCCCCCACGGCATAAAGCCGCAGGGATGACGGCCGATAAACAGGTATCTGACGGTATGCAAGGAACCGCTACGATGACTGCTATTGGTACGCTGACCCCCGGTAACAGTGGCGTTGCGTCGTTGCTGGAAAGTGCTGAAACCTCCGTTGACGATGAGTCCGGCACAGACGCGGCGTCTTTGGGAAGCCCGACCTTGGTCGAGGGCGTCAAAGTGTCGCTGTCCGGTGCCGCCATTGCAAAATCCGCCGGTTACGGCGGGAAAAACCGCGATATCGAAGAAAGCGGCCTGCCGGAGAACGTCCAGCAATTGCTGAAGATGATTCGCAAGTTTCGCCAGCAGATCGCCGAGAAGAACGCCCAGATCAACGCGCTGATGGCCAACAAGACTCTCTCCAACGAAGAGCGCTTCGCCAAGATTGCTGCGCTCAAAGGCGCCATCTCCGCCCTCAATAACGGCCTGATTACTGCCAATCTGTCCCTGGCCAAAGTCATCGACCAATCGGGTCTGACCGCTGACCAGAACCTGAAAACCAACTCGCTGCTGATGAAGAGCTAAATCACCCGCGAGAAACGCTGGCGGTTTTGCTGTTCCAGGTAGGCGTCGAACACCATGCACACCGAACGCACCAGCAGGCGCCCGGCCGGCAGCACGGTGATGCGCTCGCGATCCAGTTCGATCAGCCCGTCCTGTGCCATGCCCTGCAATTGCGGCCAGAGCGCGCCGAAGTAACCCTGAAAATCGATATTGAAGCTGCGCTCGATCTCGGCGAAATCCAGGCTGAAATTGCAGATCAGTTGCTGGATCACCGCCCGGCGCAAGCGATCGTCAGCGTTGCACACCAGACCTCGGCTGGTGGCGAGTTGCGCGCCAGCGAGGGTGTTCTGGTAGTGATTGAGATCGCTGCTGTTCTGGCAGTAAAGATCGCCGATCTGGCTGATGGCCGACACGCCCAGGCCGATCAGGTCGCAATGACCGTGGGTGGTGTAGCCCTGGAAATTGCGTTGCAGGGTCGATTCTTCCTGAGCAATCGCCAGTTCATCGTCGGGCAGGGCGAAGTGGTCCATGCCGATGTAGCGGTAACCGGCGGCGGTCAGTTGTTCGATGGTGCGCTGGAGCATTTCCAGTTTCTGCGCAGGGCTCGGCAGTTCGTTGCCGTTGATTCGCCGTTGCGGCATGAAGCGTTCCGGCAGGTGCGCGTAGTTGAAAACCGAGAGCCGGTCCGGTTGCAGGCTGATAACTTCCTCGACGGTGCGGGCGAAATTGTCCGGGGTCTGCTTGGGCAGGCCGTAGATCAAATCGATGTTGATCGAGCGAAATTGCAGGGTCCGCGCCGCGTCGATCACCGCACGGGTTTCTTCCAGGCTTTGCAGGCGATTGACCGCTCGTTGCACCGCCGGATCGAGATCCTGCAGGCCGATACTGACCCGGTTGAAGCCCAGTTCGCGCAACAGGCCCATGGTCGACCAGTCGGCTTCGCGCGGATCGATCTCGATGCCGTAATCGCCGGAGTCATCGTCCAGCAGATTGAAATGCTTGCGCAGGTGCGCCATCAACTGGCGCAACTCATCGTGGCTGAGAAAGGTCGGCGTACCGCCGCCGAAGTGCAGTTGCTCGACTTTCTGCGCCGGGTCGAGGTGGCAGGCGATCAGCTGGATTTCCTGCTCGAGCCGTTGCAGGTACGGCAACGCGCGGCCGCGATCCTTGGTGATGACCTTGTTGCAAGCGCAGTAGTAGCAGATGTTCGCGCAGAACGGCACGTGCACATACAGCGACAACGGGCGCAGGGCCTTGCGGCTGTCGCGCAGGGCGTGGAACAGGTCGAAGGTGCCGACCTGACTGTGAAATTGCACGGCCGTCGGGTACGAGGTGTAGCGCGGCCCCGCCAGGTCGTAGCGGCGGATCAAATCGGTGTCCCAACGAATGGCGTCGAGCATGCGGGCATTCCCCCGGATAGGCTGGCAGTGTGCCGAGTCTAGGGGAGGGCACAAAAAGGCGTCTTGATTTGCATCAACGGGATCAGTGGCCCATCAGCCAGTGCTGGTGCGGCCCCGGCAGGGTCCAGATGCCGAACAGGATCACCAGCAGACCGCCGGCCATGCGCACGCTGCGTTTGCGCAACAGCGCCGTCACTCGTTCGGCCGCGAGGCCTGTCGCGAGTAAAACCGGCCAGGTGCCGAGCCCGAAAGCGAGCATCAGCAAGGCGCTGTCGAGTGCATTACCCTGACTGGCCGACCACAACAGCGTGCTGTAAACCAGCCCGCACGGCAGCCAGCCCCACAGTGCGCCGAGCAGTAAAGCGCGAGACAGGCTCGACACCGGCAGCAAGCGATTGGCGACAGGCTGAATGTAGCGCCACAGTCCGCGACCCAGGCTTTCGATGCGGGTCAGGCCGCTCCACCAGCCCGCCAGATACAGGCCCATGGCGATCAGCAGCAACCCGGCGAGCACGCGCATGAACAACGCCGCAGGGCTGTTGGCCACGGCCCATCCCGCCAGTCCGATCAGCAGTCCCGCCGTGGCATAACTGAGGATTCGCCCAAGGTTATAGGCCAGCAGCAATCGAAAGCGTCGGCTGCGTTGTTCCTTGGGAATCGCCAGGGTCAGCGCGCCCATCAGACCGCCGCACATGCCCAGGCAATGCCCGCCGCCGAGCAGGCCGAGAATCAACGCAGACACCAGCAGCGGCGCCAGTTCAAGCATGGGGTGGCGCCTTGTCGTCCGGTTTGGCCGGGTTGGCTTCGTCCACTGCGGCGGTGTGGTTCGGGTCCTGGTCGTCGAACAGGATGCTGTGGGCCGGGCCGTCGAGGTCGTCGTACTGGCCGCTGTCCACCGCCCAGAAGAAGATGTAGACGGCGATGGCCACGATCAGCAGCGCGGCCGGAATCATCACGTAGAGAGCTGGCATCTGTACTCCATGCCCGCGCGGCTCAGGCCGGCAGCGGGCGGGTTTCTGACGAGGCGTTGACGGCCGGCGCACTCGGCAGGCGAGTCAGGCGCAGGGCGTTGAGCACCACGGTCAGCGAACTGATCGACATGCCGACGGCGGCCCACACCGGAGTGATCCAGCCGAGGGCGGCGAACGGCAACATGAGGCCATTGTACAGCGCGGCCCACAACAGGTTCTCGATGATCACCCGACGGGTGCGGCGGGCCAGCGTGAAGGCTTGTACCAAGGCGTCGAGGCGATTGGACAGCAACACCGCA
The window above is part of the Pseudomonas fluorescens genome. Proteins encoded here:
- a CDS encoding YbaB/EbfC family nucleoid-associated protein, which encodes MMKGGMAGLMKQAQQMQEKMAKMQEELANAEVTGKAGGDLVTVVMTGRHDVKKVSIDPSVLPGLDEDDREVVEDLVAAAVNAAVRQIEANSQAKMGSMTAGMNLPAGMKLPF
- a CDS encoding NADP-dependent oxidoreductase, encoding MSDPLTLNQRFVLASRPVGAPTPENFRLEREALPDLEDGQVLLKTLYLSLDPYMRGRMSDAPSYAAPVQIGEVMTGGAVSRVEQSRHPKFHPGDLVVGATGWQSHSISDGRNIIPIPSGLPSPSMALGVLGMPGMTAYMGLMDIGQPKEGETLVVAAASGAVGSVVGQVAKIKGLRAVGVAGGAEKCKYVVEELGFDACIDHKAPDFAEQLAKACPNGIDIYYENVGGHVFDAVVPLLNPKARIPLCGLIAGYNASEAPKGPDRLPALQRTLLTKRVRIQGFIVFDDYGDRQPEFISAMVPWVRDGKVKFREDVVEGLEQAPQAFIGLLEGRNFGKLVVKVAQD
- the recR gene encoding recombination mediator RecR, whose amino-acid sequence is MSFSPLIRQLIDALRTLPGVGQKTAQRMALQLLERDRSGGTRLAQALSQAMEGVGHCRQCRTLTEDDLCPQCADTRRDDTLLCVVEGPMDVYAVEQTGFRGRYFVLKGHLSPLDGLGPEAIGIPQLMARIEEAGTFTEVILATNPTVEGEATAHYIAQLLQNKGLIASRIAHGVPLGGELELVDGGTLAHSFAGRKPISL
- a CDS encoding acyl-CoA dehydrogenase family protein, with amino-acid sequence MPAFQEYFDPSHQMVRDSVRRFVEREILPDIDAWEEAESFPRELYLKAGAAGILGIGYPEALGGSHEGDLFAKIAASEELMRCGSGGLVAGLGSLDIGLPPIVKWARPEVRDRVVPQVLSGEKISALAVTEPGGGSDVANLQTRAVRDGDHYRVSGSKTFITSGVRADYYTVAVRTGAPGFGGISLLLIEKGTPGFTVGRQLKKMGWWASDTAELFFDDCRVPVGNLIGAENMGFACIMGNFQSERLALALMANMTAQLALEESLKWAKDREAFGKPIGKFQVIKHRLAEMATALEVSREFTYRQAAKMAAGQSVIKEISMAKNFATDTSDRITNEAVQILGGLGYMRESLVERLYRDNRILSIGGGTREVMNEIISKQMGL
- a CDS encoding adenine phosphoribosyltransferase, translating into MVFDSFDIKSLIRPVIDFPKPGVIFRDITPLFQSPKALRLVMDSFAHRYVEADFTHIGAMDARGFLIGSVLAYQLNKPLVLFRKQGKLPADVLAEGYATEYGEAFLEVHADSLCEGDSVVMFDDLIATGGTLIAAANLIRRMGARVHEAAAIIDLPELGGSQRLEDMGIPTFCLTQFALTDK
- the fnr gene encoding fumarate/nitrate reduction transcriptional regulator Fnr, with protein sequence MSEPVKLRAHNQANCKDCSLAPLCLPLSLNLEDMDALDEIVKRGRPLKKGEFLFRQGDTFDSVYAVRSGALKTFSLSDTGEEQLTGFHLPSELVGLSGMDTEKHPVSAQALETTSVCEIPFERLDDLALQLPQLRRQLMRVMSREIRDDQQMMLLLSKKTADERIATFLVNLSARFRARGFSANQFRLSMSRNEIGNYLGLAVETVSRVFTRFQQNELIAAEGKEIHILDPIQLCALAGGSLEV
- the hemN gene encoding oxygen-independent coproporphyrinogen III oxidase codes for the protein MLDAIRWDTDLIRRYDLAGPRYTSYPTAVQFHSQVGTFDLFHALRDSRKALRPLSLYVHVPFCANICYYCACNKVITKDRGRALPYLQRLEQEIQLIACHLDPAQKVEQLHFGGGTPTFLSHDELRQLMAHLRKHFNLLDDDSGDYGIEIDPREADWSTMGLLRELGFNRVSIGLQDLDPAVQRAVNRLQSLEETRAVIDAARTLQFRSINIDLIYGLPKQTPDNFARTVEEVISLQPDRLSVFNYAHLPERFMPQRRINGNELPSPAQKLEMLQRTIEQLTAAGYRYIGMDHFALPDDELAIAQEESTLQRNFQGYTTHGHCDLIGLGVSAISQIGDLYCQNSSDLNHYQNTLAGAQLATSRGLVCNADDRLRRAVIQQLICNFSLDFAEIERSFNIDFQGYFGALWPQLQGMAQDGLIELDRERITVLPAGRLLVRSVCMVFDAYLEQQNRQRFSRVI
- a CDS encoding sulfite exporter TauE/SafE family protein is translated as MLELAPLLVSALILGLLGGGHCLGMCGGLMGALTLAIPKEQRSRRFRLLLAYNLGRILSYATAGLLIGLAGWAVANSPAALFMRVLAGLLLIAMGLYLAGWWSGLTRIESLGRGLWRYIQPVANRLLPVSSLSRALLLGALWGWLPCGLVYSTLLWSASQGNALDSALLMLAFGLGTWPVLLATGLAAERVTALLRKRSVRMAGGLLVILFGIWTLPGPHQHWLMGH
- the ccoS gene encoding cbb3-type cytochrome oxidase assembly protein CcoS, coding for MPALYVMIPAALLIVAIAVYIFFWAVDSGQYDDLDGPAHSILFDDQDPNHTAAVDEANPAKPDDKAPPHA